The proteins below come from a single Gordonia sp. X0973 genomic window:
- a CDS encoding DUF6802 family protein: protein MDIFDDGADPGDVGNHLWLAEEERLWDLGPATADTDADGLYDSLSRNDADGMTVFTDSDHDGCVDLITRVGADGSVTSSVYDAATRRWSSLRPGRIH from the coding sequence ATGGACATCTTCGACGACGGTGCGGATCCCGGCGACGTCGGCAACCACCTGTGGCTGGCCGAGGAGGAACGGCTGTGGGATCTGGGGCCGGCCACCGCCGACACCGATGCGGACGGGCTGTACGACAGCCTCTCCCGCAACGATGCCGACGGTATGACCGTCTTCACCGATTCCGACCACGACGGATGTGTCGATCTGATCACCAGGGTAGGGGCGGACGGGTCGGTGACGTCGTCGGTTTACGACGCGGCGACGCGGCGGTGGAGTTCGTTGCGGCCGGGCCGCATCCACTAG
- the trmB gene encoding tRNA (guanosine(46)-N7)-methyltransferase TrmB, whose protein sequence is MSDTVDQSRLYPRVTSFRFRRGTLTPGQRRNWENLWPVLGRDLRTSPDADGRVVEPPLHAQEWFGRKAPLIVEIGSGTGISTAAMAADEPEFDVVAVEVYQPGLAQLVGLVDRGGLTNVRMIRGDAVVVLDELIEDKSLQGIRVFFPDPWPKARHHKRRLVQSGTLATMAEKLVDGGVLHIATDHADYTEWIRELLDNQDTTGTHLVPLTGESPISLARPTTKFEGRAADEGRVVTEFVYTRAEGRP, encoded by the coding sequence GTGAGCGATACCGTCGATCAGTCCCGCCTGTACCCGCGGGTGACCAGCTTCCGGTTCCGGCGCGGCACCCTGACGCCGGGGCAGCGCCGCAACTGGGAGAACCTGTGGCCGGTGCTGGGCCGTGATCTGCGCACCAGCCCCGACGCCGACGGGCGCGTCGTCGAGCCGCCGCTGCACGCGCAGGAGTGGTTCGGCCGCAAAGCCCCGCTCATCGTCGAAATCGGTTCCGGCACCGGCATCTCGACCGCGGCGATGGCCGCCGACGAGCCGGAGTTCGACGTGGTGGCCGTCGAGGTCTACCAACCGGGACTCGCGCAACTCGTCGGCCTCGTCGACCGCGGCGGCCTGACCAACGTGCGCATGATCCGCGGCGACGCCGTGGTGGTCCTGGACGAACTGATCGAGGACAAGAGCCTGCAGGGCATCCGCGTCTTCTTCCCCGACCCGTGGCCCAAGGCCCGCCACCACAAGCGACGGCTGGTGCAATCGGGCACGTTGGCGACGATGGCCGAGAAGCTCGTCGACGGCGGCGTGCTGCACATCGCCACCGACCACGCCGATTACACCGAATGGATCCGCGAACTGCTGGACAATCAGGACACCACCGGGACGCACCTGGTCCCCCTGACCGGGGAGAGTCCGATCTCGCTGGCGCGTCCGACCACGAAGTTCGAGGGCCGTGCCGCCGACGAGGGGCGCGTGGTCACCGAATTCGTCTACACCCGCGCGGAGGGTCGCCCATGA
- a CDS encoding NYN domain-containing protein, producing the protein MSTDTNSSTGSPSVGDTISGQSTARRVLLVWDAPNMDMGLGGIIGGRPTAAHRPRFDAVGRWLLGRTDDIRRESGGSSVEPEATVFTNISPGSADVVRPWVDALRNVGYAVFAKPKIADDTDVDEDMLNHIELRRHTCGLAGLIVASADGQAFREPLLEVAAEGVPVTVIGFREHASWAQGVDEFDFLDLEDIPNVFREPLPRITLDALPDDGAWLPPFRALSSLLR; encoded by the coding sequence ATGAGCACCGACACGAATAGCTCGACGGGCAGCCCGTCGGTGGGCGACACCATCTCCGGTCAGTCGACGGCCCGCCGGGTGCTGCTCGTGTGGGACGCACCCAATATGGATATGGGCCTCGGCGGAATCATCGGCGGCCGCCCGACCGCCGCGCATCGCCCGCGCTTCGACGCCGTCGGCCGCTGGCTGCTGGGCCGCACCGACGACATCCGGCGGGAGAGCGGCGGTTCGTCCGTCGAGCCCGAGGCCACCGTCTTCACCAACATCAGCCCGGGCAGCGCCGACGTCGTGCGGCCGTGGGTCGACGCGCTGCGCAACGTCGGCTACGCGGTATTCGCCAAACCCAAGATCGCCGACGACACCGACGTCGACGAGGACATGCTCAACCACATCGAGCTGCGCAGGCACACCTGCGGGCTGGCCGGGCTCATCGTCGCCTCCGCCGACGGTCAGGCGTTCCGGGAGCCGCTGCTGGAGGTCGCCGCCGAGGGCGTCCCGGTCACCGTCATCGGCTTCCGCGAACACGCCAGCTGGGCGCAGGGCGTCGACGAATTCGACTTCCTCGACCTCGAGGACATCCCCAACGTCTTCCGGGAGCCGCTGCCGCGGATCACCCTCGACGCCCTCCCCGACGACGGTGCCTGGCTGCCGCCGTTCCGCGCGCTGTCCTCGCTTCTGCGCTGA
- a CDS encoding MMPL family transporter, protein MFGWIGTFAYRMRYTVIAVMVALMAGLGLYGLDLSKHLSQSGWFDPTSQSAKGSVLADNSFGRDHKSDIVLLITPPDGTKVDDPAFGAKVEKFVTQLTTDPETKDLVGRDTRAASGDDPGSPGIIDPFVQLPENPSPAALLARATVREHTFNEDKTKAFISIGVQGNDDTSILTNYKKLRPAFDNIDTKFGLEGTKFELAGLQPIANSMAIGMEHDIKRAEVIALPVVALMLFFVFGGVVAAALPVFIGGLTIAGSLGIMKLLTHVTEVNVFAQSVVTLIGLGIAIDYGLFIVSRFREELAEGYTTKAAVRRTVMTAGQTVWFSATIIIAAIACLLIFPQAFLKSVAYGAIASVALAAFLSITVLPAILGILGPRIDAFGFSFLRKTKTKQEVEDGFWGKLSGWVMKHPLKTAIPTVLLLLALIIPFGNIEFGGISEKYLPPDNPTRQSQEAFDQAFPKERTEAVKIVVVYQVDSDEDQNRLVALQQAANAHDAAAAPGKQFFSKPFSFEETDGGLSGEYPGRSDIGVVQMSAGFSDWLKDPKNKEGPRLQTEAIRYLQNLDKQGLRVYIAGTPALTQDSIDALLTRLPFMTVMLVLITGLLMFLAFGSVILPIKAALVSALGLGATLGILTWIFVDGNGATLLNFTPGPLFAAVLVLIIAIVFGLSTDYEIFLLSRMVEARQKGASTTEAIRVGTAHTGRIITAAAAILVVVTGAFALSDIVMMKYIAFGMIAALILDATIIRMLLVPSTMKLLGDDCWWAPQWMKTVQRKLGLGETILEVEPDEMVDADVAASKSMSAGAVIATAPTSAFRRPGSRRRTSAPTADEQEAPTVAVQTPAAPLPEAPLPEAPAPAPASVPQRPAGPQYQPPIRRTASSVNPPAPAAPVAPTAPVTPTSLVVPAAPRPVPAETDDAPDTGAWRLGKGGIRFEAGGSSASGPTPAVRPSQPPVAPSSTAAPNSDDDGKRAAGNRDEEISVQDLMRRARGQDPQG, encoded by the coding sequence GTGTTCGGATGGATCGGCACGTTCGCATATCGAATGCGATACACCGTCATCGCCGTGATGGTCGCTTTGATGGCCGGTCTCGGCCTCTACGGCCTTGACCTCTCGAAGCACCTCTCGCAGAGCGGTTGGTTCGACCCGACGTCGCAATCGGCGAAGGGATCGGTGCTCGCCGACAACTCCTTCGGCCGCGACCACAAGTCCGACATCGTCCTGCTGATCACCCCGCCCGACGGCACCAAGGTCGACGACCCCGCCTTCGGCGCCAAGGTGGAGAAGTTCGTCACCCAGCTGACCACCGACCCGGAGACGAAAGACCTCGTCGGCCGCGACACCAGAGCCGCCAGCGGTGACGATCCAGGCAGCCCTGGCATCATCGACCCATTCGTCCAGCTTCCCGAGAACCCCTCCCCGGCCGCGCTGCTCGCTCGGGCCACGGTCCGCGAACACACTTTCAACGAGGACAAGACCAAGGCGTTCATCAGCATCGGCGTGCAGGGCAACGACGACACGTCGATCCTCACCAACTACAAGAAGCTGCGGCCGGCATTCGACAACATCGACACCAAGTTCGGTCTCGAGGGAACCAAGTTCGAGTTGGCGGGTCTGCAGCCGATCGCCAACTCGATGGCCATCGGCATGGAGCACGACATCAAACGCGCCGAAGTCATCGCGCTCCCCGTCGTCGCACTCATGCTGTTCTTCGTCTTCGGCGGTGTCGTCGCGGCGGCGCTGCCGGTGTTCATCGGCGGCCTGACCATCGCGGGCTCGCTGGGAATCATGAAGCTGTTGACCCACGTCACCGAGGTCAACGTGTTCGCGCAATCGGTGGTCACGCTCATCGGTCTCGGCATCGCCATCGACTACGGCCTCTTCATCGTCAGTCGATTCCGAGAAGAGTTAGCCGAGGGATATACGACGAAGGCCGCGGTCCGAAGAACCGTGATGACCGCCGGTCAGACGGTGTGGTTCTCGGCCACGATCATCATCGCGGCCATCGCCTGTCTGCTCATCTTCCCGCAGGCATTCCTCAAGTCGGTGGCCTACGGCGCCATCGCCTCGGTGGCGCTCGCCGCCTTCCTGTCGATCACCGTCCTGCCGGCCATCCTCGGCATCCTCGGACCGCGGATCGACGCCTTCGGATTCAGCTTCCTGCGCAAGACGAAGACCAAGCAGGAGGTCGAGGACGGCTTCTGGGGCAAACTTTCCGGCTGGGTGATGAAGCACCCGCTGAAGACTGCCATCCCGACGGTCCTGCTCCTGCTGGCCCTGATCATCCCCTTCGGCAACATCGAGTTCGGTGGGATCAGCGAGAAGTACCTGCCGCCGGACAATCCGACCCGCCAGTCGCAGGAAGCCTTCGACCAGGCCTTCCCCAAGGAGCGGACCGAGGCGGTCAAGATCGTCGTCGTCTACCAGGTCGACAGCGACGAGGATCAGAACCGCCTCGTCGCGCTGCAGCAGGCCGCCAATGCCCACGATGCGGCGGCGGCCCCGGGTAAGCAGTTCTTCTCCAAGCCCTTCTCCTTCGAAGAGACGGACGGTGGCCTGTCCGGCGAATACCCGGGTCGTTCGGACATCGGTGTCGTCCAGATGTCCGCCGGCTTCTCCGACTGGCTCAAAGACCCGAAGAACAAGGAGGGCCCCCGGCTGCAGACCGAGGCCATCCGGTACCTGCAGAACCTGGACAAGCAGGGTCTGCGGGTCTACATCGCCGGCACTCCGGCGCTGACCCAGGACTCGATCGACGCGCTGCTCACCCGACTGCCGTTCATGACCGTCATGCTGGTGCTGATCACCGGGTTGCTGATGTTCCTGGCGTTCGGCTCGGTGATCCTGCCGATCAAGGCGGCGCTCGTCTCGGCCTTGGGCCTGGGCGCGACGCTGGGCATCCTGACCTGGATTTTCGTCGACGGCAACGGTGCGACGCTGCTCAACTTCACGCCGGGTCCGCTGTTCGCCGCGGTGCTGGTGCTGATCATCGCGATCGTGTTCGGCCTGTCGACCGACTACGAGATATTCCTGCTCTCACGCATGGTCGAGGCCAGACAGAAGGGTGCCTCGACCACCGAGGCGATCCGCGTCGGCACGGCGCACACCGGCCGCATCATCACCGCGGCCGCCGCGATCCTGGTCGTCGTCACCGGGGCGTTCGCGCTGTCGGACATCGTCATGATGAAGTACATCGCCTTCGGCATGATCGCCGCGCTGATCCTCGACGCGACGATCATCCGCATGCTGCTGGTGCCGTCGACGATGAAACTGCTCGGCGACGACTGCTGGTGGGCGCCGCAGTGGATGAAGACCGTCCAACGCAAGCTGGGCCTCGGCGAGACCATCCTCGAGGTGGAGCCCGACGAGATGGTCGACGCCGACGTGGCGGCCTCCAAGTCGATGTCGGCCGGCGCGGTGATCGCCACCGCTCCGACCTCGGCTTTCCGCCGTCCCGGGTCGCGCCGCCGCACCTCGGCGCCGACCGCCGACGAGCAGGAGGCCCCGACGGTGGCCGTGCAGACACCAGCCGCGCCGCTGCCCGAGGCTCCGCTGCCCGAGGCACCCGCGCCCGCGCCGGCCTCGGTGCCCCAGCGTCCCGCCGGGCCGCAGTATCAGCCGCCGATCCGCCGTACCGCGAGTTCGGTGAACCCCCCGGCTCCCGCGGCACCCGTCGCGCCCACGGCACCCGTCACGCCCACGAGCCTCGTCGTACCGGCCGCACCCAGGCCGGTGCCGGCCGAGACCGACGACGCGCCGGACACCGGGGCGTGGCGACTGGGCAAGGGCGGCATCCGCTTCGAGGCCGGCGGGTCGAGCGCGTCGGGTCCGACGCCCGCGGTGCGCCCCTCCCAGCCGCCGGTCGCGCCGTCGAGCACCGCCGCGCCGAACTCCGACGACGACGGCAAGCGGGCCGCGGGCAACCGCGACGAGGAGATCAGCGTCCAAGACTTGATGCGCCGCGCCCGCGGGCAGGACCCGCAGGGCTAG
- a CDS encoding response regulator transcription factor: protein MTIRVMVVDDHPMWRDGIERDLVDEGFEVVATADGVGAAVRRAAAVRPDVVLMDMQLPDGTGAEATAQVLAVSPSSRILVLSASDERDDVLEAVKSGASGYLVKSASRDEMVAGVRATADGQAVFTPGLAGLVLGEFRRMSADGPGGDEKPVLSPRETEVLRYVAKGMTAKQIAAKLFLSHRTVENHVQSALRKLQLANRVELTRYAIEHGLDEAPPD from the coding sequence ATGACTATTCGCGTGATGGTCGTCGACGATCATCCGATGTGGCGCGACGGGATCGAGCGCGACCTCGTCGACGAGGGTTTCGAGGTGGTGGCCACGGCCGACGGGGTGGGCGCCGCGGTACGCCGGGCCGCCGCCGTGCGACCCGATGTCGTCTTGATGGATATGCAGCTGCCGGACGGGACGGGGGCGGAGGCGACCGCCCAGGTGCTGGCGGTCTCGCCGTCGTCGCGGATCCTGGTGCTCTCCGCATCGGATGAGCGCGACGACGTGCTGGAGGCGGTCAAGTCCGGGGCCAGCGGATACCTGGTGAAAAGCGCGTCCCGCGACGAGATGGTCGCCGGGGTGCGCGCGACGGCCGACGGTCAGGCCGTGTTCACCCCCGGATTGGCCGGGCTGGTCCTGGGCGAGTTCCGCCGGATGTCGGCCGACGGTCCGGGCGGCGACGAGAAGCCGGTGCTCTCCCCGCGCGAGACCGAGGTGCTGCGGTACGTGGCGAAGGGGATGACCGCCAAGCAGATCGCGGCCAAGCTGTTCCTGAGCCATCGGACCGTCGAGAACCACGTCCAATCGGCGCTGCGCAAACTGCAGCTGGCCAACCGGGTGGAATTGACCCGCTACGCGATCGAGCACGGGCTCGACGAGGCGCCGCCGGACTAG
- a CDS encoding MacS family sensor histidine kinase, translating into MTVPRGGTVGERSGSRDARRAWLAKALKSVDEDAAAPLWRAAQVFRALSLIYSVGFQIAANHDLQRPRITIVLGAVLVAWTVACAAAYLGGFGRNWMWVSADIVVTCGLLLSTSYVASADWIAHNQAWPTTLWACNAVISAAILGGASGGAAVGLLVWASSVLVKGHVDLNFGKNAQLIQLVFLGLVVGWAATSARANHELLTQAARYAAAEEERDRLARHVHDGVLQALALIARRGREIAGDTAPLAELAGEQERALRRFLTDRADADYAAPDGAAGRVDLAALLRAHVGARVSVSAPREPVPVPVEIGTEVDAAVRNALDNTLRHAGPQARAYVLLEDLGDELVVGVRDDGVGIAPGRVASAAAEGRLGIAQSIVGRIGALGGRAELDSAPGAGTDWEFTIPVHRVDGGAEQPMAEEGR; encoded by the coding sequence ATGACGGTCCCCCGAGGCGGCACCGTCGGCGAGCGAAGCGGGTCGCGGGATGCGCGCCGCGCCTGGTTGGCCAAGGCGCTCAAGAGCGTCGACGAGGATGCCGCCGCGCCGTTGTGGCGCGCGGCCCAGGTGTTCCGGGCGCTTTCGCTGATCTACTCGGTGGGCTTCCAGATCGCGGCGAACCACGATCTGCAGCGGCCACGGATCACGATCGTGCTGGGCGCGGTACTCGTCGCGTGGACGGTGGCGTGTGCCGCCGCCTACCTCGGCGGTTTCGGGCGCAACTGGATGTGGGTTTCCGCCGACATCGTCGTCACCTGTGGATTGCTGTTGTCCACCTCCTACGTGGCGTCGGCCGACTGGATCGCGCACAACCAGGCATGGCCGACGACGCTGTGGGCCTGCAACGCGGTGATCTCGGCCGCAATCCTCGGCGGCGCCTCCGGGGGAGCGGCCGTCGGCCTCCTGGTGTGGGCATCGTCGGTACTGGTCAAAGGCCACGTCGACCTCAACTTCGGCAAGAACGCCCAACTCATCCAGCTGGTCTTCCTGGGCCTCGTCGTGGGGTGGGCCGCGACGAGCGCCCGCGCCAACCACGAACTGCTCACCCAGGCGGCGCGTTACGCCGCGGCGGAGGAGGAGCGCGACCGGCTGGCCCGCCACGTCCACGACGGTGTGTTGCAGGCCCTCGCCCTGATAGCCCGCCGGGGGCGCGAGATCGCCGGGGACACCGCGCCCCTCGCCGAACTCGCCGGGGAGCAGGAACGAGCGCTGCGCCGCTTCCTCACCGACCGGGCCGACGCGGACTACGCCGCACCCGACGGCGCCGCCGGGCGGGTCGACCTGGCGGCGCTGCTGCGCGCCCATGTCGGGGCCCGGGTCTCGGTCAGCGCCCCGCGAGAACCCGTGCCGGTCCCGGTCGAGATCGGCACCGAGGTCGATGCCGCGGTGCGCAACGCGCTGGACAACACTCTGCGGCACGCCGGTCCGCAGGCGCGGGCCTATGTCCTGCTCGAGGATCTCGGCGACGAGCTGGTGGTCGGCGTCCGCGACGACGGGGTTGGGATAGCGCCCGGCCGTGTCGCGTCGGCGGCAGCGGAGGGCCGACTGGGGATCGCGCAGTCGATCGTCGGTCGGATCGGCGCGCTCGGCGGGCGCGCGGAACTCGACTCCGCGCCCGGCGCGGGGACGGACTGGGAGTTCACCATTCCGGTTCACCGCGTCGACGGCGGTGCCGAACAGCCAATGGCCGAGGAGGGCAGATGA